The genomic region CGCTATGGAGCGTGGACGCGCTGATACAGGCCGTGGCCGGCGTCTCACTGGGCGGCGCCAACCGCGTCGATCGCCTGAGCGGCATCTTCGGTGACGACGATCTGAAGCTCGGCGCGGTGATGGCGGCGCTGTCGCCGCTGCTGCTGGTGGCGGCGCGTCAGCGCTTCGGCTGGCGCGGCTTCGCGCTGTCGGCGCTGGCACTGGCGGTGGTGATCGGGCTGGCCGGCGCCCGCGCGGCCTGGCTCAGCTATGCCGGCGTACTCGCGCTTCTGCTGTGGTTCGCGCTGCCGCGCCTGTCCCAGCGGCTGGGTGCGCTGGCGATCGCCTGCGCGCTGCTGCTCGGCGCGGGCCTGGTCCTGCACCACAGCTCGCAGCGCTTCGCCGAGCGTATTGAGCGCAGTGCCGCAGCGCTCGGTGGCGACTCCGAAGCACTGGACCACGCGCTGTCCTTCCGCCTGCCGATCTGGCGCGCAGCGCTGTCGATGATCGAGGCGCATCCCGTCAACGGCGTCGGGGTGCGCGCCTATCGGTATGCGTACCCGGATCACGCGGCGGCCGACGACCGCTTCGTGTTCCAAGGCGAGCGTGGCGAACAGGGGGCCTTTCACGCCCATCAGATCGTGCTGGAGATCCTGAGCGAGACCGGCACGCTCGGACTGCTCTGCTGGCTGGCCGCGCTGGGCTTCGCCCTGCGCGCCCTGCGCGCGGCGACCGCGGCCGCGCGCGCGCAGGCCTGGCCGGCGAGCCTCGCATTGCTGACCCTGCTGTTTCCGCTGAACACCCACTACGCGGTGTATTCGAGCTTCCTGTCGGTGCTGCTGTTCGCGCTGATCGCGCTCTGGCTCGGGGCGCTGTCAACGCGGCCGGCATCCGTGCGTTGAAGCGCGGGCAGGCCCACAGCGGCCTGCTCCCATTGCGCCCCCACAGGAGACCCCCGATGAACCTTCGCAGCAGCCTCGCCGCCCTTGCCCTGTTCGCCTTCGCCCAGTCGGGACAGGCCCTGACCCTCAACAAGGAAACCACCCTCGCCGACGGCCGCGGCGGCCAGATGGTCGCGGTGACCACCGGCGAGCTCGGCGCGGCCGACGCCAGCCGCAGCACCGACGCCACCTTCTCCAACTTCCAGCCGCGCGAGGACGGCGGTCGCATCAGCGGCAGCCTGCGCCGCGAGTTCAGCCGCGAAGGCCGCGACACCGAGAGCGTGCTGAGCGGCCGGCTCACGCTGACCCCGGCCGCCGGGGCCACCAGCAGCACGCCGCGGGTGCTGGAGATCAACGACCTCACCGTCACCCGTGAGGGCGACGGCCCCGAGTTCGGCGGCAGCGTCAGCATCGACGGCCAGGCGATTCCGGCCGAGCGCTTGCCCGCCCCCATCCGCAAACTGCTGCGCCGGCTGGTCGGCCTGACCCAGCTGTAAGCGCGGTCGGCGCCAGCTCGCCGCGCTCGCGGATCAGGCTCCGACGCGGCGTGTTGGGTGTTGCGGACATGCCAGACGCATGGGCGCGCAGCCAGGGGCTGCGCGCGCTATCGCAGTTCTGGCAGGCTGCGCGCGGACCTTCCTACGCATCCCACGCATGCCGATCGTGACCCTCCAGCATGGCGATGACATCGCCGAGTTCAGCCTGTTCGGCGGCCAGCTGCTGTGCTGGCGCACGCAGGGGCGCGAGCGCCTGTTTCTGAGCCCGCGCGCGGTGCTCGACGGCAGCGCTGCGGTCCGCGGCGGCGTGCCGGTGATCTTTCCGCAGTTCAACGCGCGCGGGCCGTGTGTGCGGCACGGCTTCGCGCGCACGCAGACCTGGCAGCTGCGCGAGCGTGCAAACGAGCGGCTGCTGCTTGAGCTCATCGATTCCGAGGCATCGCGCGCGCTGTGGCCGCATCGCTTCGCCCTGCGCCTTGAGGCCAGCCTGTCGGCGGGCGCACTGGCGCTGGCGCTGACGGTCGAAAGCCGCGATGCCAGCCCCTTCGAGTTCAGCTGCGCCCTGCACAGCTACCTCGCTTGCGCGCTCGGCGAGGCACGCGTGTTCGGGCTGACCGGCTGCGGTTTCGAGGAAGGCGGCGACTGGCATCGGGCGTCGGGCGATGACCCGCTGGTGCCGTCGCCTCCGCTGGACCGGATCTACCGTGGACCCGCGCCCGCGTTGCGCCTGCACGACGGCGAAGCAACCCTGGCGGTCGAGGCCGAGGGCTTCCGCGACTGGGTGATCTGGAATCCCGGCCGCGCAGGCGCGGAGGCGCTCGCCGATCTCGGCGGCGAGGCCGGCGATCGCTTCCTGTGCGTCGAGCCCGGCGCGATCGTCGAGCCGATCCGGCTGGCGCCGGGTGAGCGCTGGCGCGGCGTGCTGAGGCTGCGCGTGCTGGGCTGAGCTTCGACAGGCCGGCGTCGACGCGCCTCACGCCGCAGCCCACCTGCCGCTATCCTTGCAGGCTTCGCGTCCGCCTCGAACACGGGCAACGCCCTGCAGGAACCCCCCATGCCGAATGCCCGCCTGCTCGTGGTCGACGACGAGCCAGATATCCGTCAGCTGCTGTGCGAAGTGCTGGAGGACGAAGGCTATGCGGTTACCACCGCCGAGCACGCCGAGGCCGCACGTGCCGCCCGCGGCGAAGGCCGCTTCGACGCCGTGCTGCTCGACATCTGGATGCCCGGCACCGACGGCATCGCGCTGCTGCGCGAATGGAAGACCGCGGGCGACGACACGCCGGTGGTGATGATGTCGGGCCACGGCACCATCGAAACCGCGGTCGAAGCCACGCGGCTCGGCGCCTACGACTTCATCGAGAAGCCGGTGACCCTGGCAAAGCTGCTGATCACGCTGGAGCGCGCACTCGAAGCGCAGCGTCTGCGCGCCGACAACCAGGCGCTGCGACGCCAGCTCAGCCCGCCGGTTGCACCGCTGGGCGAATCGCCGGCGATGCAGCGCCTGCGCGCCCAGCTCGAACGGCTGGCGGGCGTCGATGCCCCGGTGCTGCTGCTCGGCGAGGCCGGCACCGGCAAGGAGGGGCTCGCTCGCTGGATGCACGAGCACTCCGGGCGCGCCGGCCAGCCCTTCGTCACCGTCGCCGGCGCCGCGATTGCCGACGAGGCCGCTGCAGCGACGCTGTTCGGCTCGGAAGGCGAGAGCGGCAGCGTGCCCGGCCTGATCGAGCGCGCCGAGGGCGGCACGCTGTATCTCGACGAGCTGACCGAACTCGGCCCCGAGCTGCAGCTGCGTCTGTCCAGCGTGCTGGAGCGCCGCGAGCTGCTGCGCGTCGGCGGCCGTCAGCCGGTGCCGCTGCGCGCGCGGGTGATCGCCGCCAGCAGCCGCGATCTCGAAGCCGAACTCGGCGCACAGCGACTGCGCGAGGATCTCTACTACCAGCTCAACGTGCTGCCGCTGCGGGTGCCGCCGCTGCGCGAGCGCGGCGCCGACGTGCTGGCGCAGGCGCAGGCCCTGGCCGAGCACTTTGTCAGCCGCGACCGCCTGCCGCCGCGCCGCTTCAGCGACGCCGCTGCGTCGCGTCTGGCGGCACACAGCTGGCCCGGCAACCTGCGCGAGCTGCGCGCCTTGGTGCAGCGTCTGCTGGTGCTGGGCGGTGAGGCGCAGATCGACGCCAGCGAGGTGGAATCCGCGCTCGGCCGGCGTCCTGCGGCGGCGGCGACAGCCACGGCAACGGCCGCTGAGGAAGGCGGCTTCCGCGCGGATTTCTCGCAGCCGCTGCGCGAAGCCCGCGACCAGTTCGAGCGCGCCTACCTGCTGCACTGGCTGGAGCAGTGCGAGGGTAGCGTCGGCAAGCTGGCCAAGGCGGTTGGCATGGAGCGCACCCACCTGTACCGCAAGCTGCGCGACCTCGGCATCGAACTTCGGGGCGGCAAGGATGGCTGACAGCCCTGAGCCGCTGCGGGTGCTGCACTTCGTGACCGGCGGCTTCTCCGGCGGCGCCACCCAGGTCGCGGCGGCCCTATGCGAGATGCCGAACGCAGGCGGTCGCATCCAGCCCCTGCTGGTGCTGCGGCGCAAGCGGCATACCGACCCCGCGCGCATCGAGGAACTGCGCGCGCGCGGCATCGCGGTGGAGGTGGTTCCGGGCTGGTCGCACCTCGCTTCCATCACGGCCCTGGTCCGGCTGTGTCGACGGTTTCGACCACAGGTTCTGGTCGCACATGGCTTCAGCGAGCATCTCTGGGGCCGCTACGCCGGGCTGATCGCGGGTGTTCCCGCACTGGTTCACGTCGAGCACAACACCCGCGAGCGCTATACCTGGCTGCGCCTGCTGCAGTCGCGCTGGCTGGCTGCACGAACCGCGCGCATCGTCGGCTGCTCGGAGGGCGTGCGCTCGGTGCTGCTGTCGCAGGGGCTTCCCGCCGAACGCTGCATCGCCATCAGCAACGGCATCCGCCTGGAGCCGTTCGCGAATGCGGCAGAACATCCCTTGACGGCGCGTGAGCCTGGTCTGGTCATGGTCGCTCGCTACTCCAAGCAGAAGGACCACGCGAGCCTGCTCGAAGCGCTGGCACTGCTGCGACAGCGCGGGCTCACCCCGACACTGCATCTGGCCGGTGGCGGCAAGGCCCTGCATCGTCGTCCGGTGGAACAGCTGGCGCAGCGGCTCGGCCTGTCCGAGCAGGTGCGTTTTCTTGGGCTCGTTCGCAACGTGCCCGAACTGCTGATGAGTCAGCAGATCTGCGTGCTGAGCACGCGCTACGAAGGTATGCCGCTGGCGCTGATCGAAGGCATGGCCGCCGGCTGCGCGGTCCTGGGTTCGCGCGTGCCCGGCGTACAGGAGCTGATTCGCCACGAGCAGGACGGCGTGCTGGTCGAGCCCGGTTCTCCGCAGGCGCTGGCCGATGCCTTGGAATCCCTGCTGCGCGATCCCGCCAGAGCCGCCGCACTGGCTGCGGCAGGCCGTGAGCGTGCGCTCGCAGAGTTCAGCCGCGAGCGCATGCAGTCGGCGTATGCGGAGCTGCTTTTGCAGATCGGCGAGCGAACCGAGGAAGCGCTCTGAACGCGACGCACCGCGCCGGTTCGCTTCGCCGACTCCCGACGCCTCTTGCGCTGCCGGGGGGCTGGAGCGCGACAATGTGCGCTCGCAGCATCCTGCGCCGATCCCGCGCCGGAGCAGCGTTCTGACGCACGAGGCTGCGGGCGCTTGTGCAGGATCGCGAGCCCGCTCGGCCGACAACTGCAGCGCAATGCCATGCGATCATTCGCGCCTGCTGTCCGCGATGGGTCGCGCTACGGACAGGTTCCGCCCATCAGGGGGATGAGGCACACATGAAGATTCTGATCCTCGGGGCGGGCCAGGTCGGCTCATCCGTCGCCGCAGCGCTGTCGACCGAGAACAACGACATCACGGTCGTCGACAACGACGCTGCGCGGCTGCGCGAACTGGCCGAGCGCCTGGACATCCGCACCGTTGAGGGCCACGCCAGCCTGCCGCGGGTGTTGAGCCACGCCGGCGCCGAAGACGCCGACCTGGTGGTCGCGGTCACCAGCAGCGATGAAGTGAACCTGGTGGCCTGTCGCGTCTGCGACCTGCTGTTCCGCACCCCCACCCGCATCGCTCGCCTGCGCGAAAGCGACTACCTCGGCGCCGCCGAGTTCATCCGCCGCGACCGCTCCTCGGTGGATGTCGCGATCAGCCCGGAGGCGCAGGTCTACCACCACGTGCAGCGCCTGATCGAGTTTCCGGGTGCGCTGCAGGTGCTGGATTTCGCCGACGGTCGCGCTCAGCTGGTGGCGGTGCGCGCGGTGCAGCAGGGCAAGCTGGTGGGACATGAGATCCGCGAGCTGCGCGACCATCTGCCGCCCGGCGTGGATGCGCGAGTCGCCGCCATCTTCCGCAAGGGCAAACCGATCGTGCCCACCGCGGCCACGGTCATCCACGTCGATGACGAGGTGTTCTTTCTCGCCGACCGCAAGAACATCACCACGGTGATGAGCGAGCTGCGCCGCGTCGACCGACCGGCCAAGCGCGTCTTCATCGCCGGCGGCGGCAATATCGGCCGCAACCTCGCCAAGGCGCTGGAGGGCCGCTTCAGCGTCAAGGTGCTGGAGCGCTCGAAGGATCGCGCCAAGAAGATCGC from Lysobacterales bacterium harbors:
- a CDS encoding sigma-54-dependent Fis family transcriptional regulator, with the translated sequence MPNARLLVVDDEPDIRQLLCEVLEDEGYAVTTAEHAEAARAARGEGRFDAVLLDIWMPGTDGIALLREWKTAGDDTPVVMMSGHGTIETAVEATRLGAYDFIEKPVTLAKLLITLERALEAQRLRADNQALRRQLSPPVAPLGESPAMQRLRAQLERLAGVDAPVLLLGEAGTGKEGLARWMHEHSGRAGQPFVTVAGAAIADEAAAATLFGSEGESGSVPGLIERAEGGTLYLDELTELGPELQLRLSSVLERRELLRVGGRQPVPLRARVIAASSRDLEAELGAQRLREDLYYQLNVLPLRVPPLRERGADVLAQAQALAEHFVSRDRLPPRRFSDAAASRLAAHSWPGNLRELRALVQRLLVLGGEAQIDASEVESALGRRPAAAATATATAAEEGGFRADFSQPLREARDQFERAYLLHWLEQCEGSVGKLAKAVGMERTHLYRKLRDLGIELRGGKDG
- a CDS encoding O-antigen ligase family protein, with translation MSEALRAHLAVVRAQAPALSLLAVFALLPFSRSYELPLLVMAVLGAKQVPGLFRAGAEPLQRLAALLFLGYWLPQLFSAVDSIAPAKSWTEVAVDLRFLPVLLYAQRGLSQPGAAAFALRGLALLVALWSVDALIQAVAGVSLGGANRVDRLSGIFGDDDLKLGAVMAALSPLLLVAARQRFGWRGFALSALALAVVIGLAGARAAWLSYAGVLALLLWFALPRLSQRLGALAIACALLLGAGLVLHHSSQRFAERIERSAAALGGDSEALDHALSFRLPIWRAALSMIEAHPVNGVGVRAYRYAYPDHAAADDRFVFQGERGEQGAFHAHQIVLEILSETGTLGLLCWLAALGFALRALRAATAAARAQAWPASLALLTLLFPLNTHYAVYSSFLSVLLFALIALWLGALSTRPASVR
- a CDS encoding glycosyltransferase, translating into MADSPEPLRVLHFVTGGFSGGATQVAAALCEMPNAGGRIQPLLVLRRKRHTDPARIEELRARGIAVEVVPGWSHLASITALVRLCRRFRPQVLVAHGFSEHLWGRYAGLIAGVPALVHVEHNTRERYTWLRLLQSRWLAARTARIVGCSEGVRSVLLSQGLPAERCIAISNGIRLEPFANAAEHPLTAREPGLVMVARYSKQKDHASLLEALALLRQRGLTPTLHLAGGGKALHRRPVEQLAQRLGLSEQVRFLGLVRNVPELLMSQQICVLSTRYEGMPLALIEGMAAGCAVLGSRVPGVQELIRHEQDGVLVEPGSPQALADALESLLRDPARAAALAAAGRERALAEFSRERMQSAYAELLLQIGERTEEAL
- a CDS encoding D-hexose-6-phosphate mutarotase; its protein translation is MPIVTLQHGDDIAEFSLFGGQLLCWRTQGRERLFLSPRAVLDGSAAVRGGVPVIFPQFNARGPCVRHGFARTQTWQLRERANERLLLELIDSEASRALWPHRFALRLEASLSAGALALALTVESRDASPFEFSCALHSYLACALGEARVFGLTGCGFEEGGDWHRASGDDPLVPSPPLDRIYRGPAPALRLHDGEATLAVEAEGFRDWVIWNPGRAGAEALADLGGEAGDRFLCVEPGAIVEPIRLAPGERWRGVLRLRVLG
- the trkA gene encoding Trk system potassium transporter TrkA, with the translated sequence MKILILGAGQVGSSVAAALSTENNDITVVDNDAARLRELAERLDIRTVEGHASLPRVLSHAGAEDADLVVAVTSSDEVNLVACRVCDLLFRTPTRIARLRESDYLGAAEFIRRDRSSVDVAISPEAQVYHHVQRLIEFPGALQVLDFADGRAQLVAVRAVQQGKLVGHEIRELRDHLPPGVDARVAAIFRKGKPIVPTAATVIHVDDEVFFLADRKNITTVMSELRRVDRPAKRVFIAGGGNIGRNLAKALEGRFSVKVLERSKDRAKKIAEDLVNSIVLVGDCADEDLLREENIDQTDVYCALTNDDEANILSAMLAKRMGCQRVMSLINRPAYADLVEGSSIDIAISPQQITLGALLAHVREGAPARVHSLRRGAAEAIEVVARGDARTSRIIGRAIEELKLPDSATIGGIVRGEKLIIAHHDVVIEPEDHLIVFLTDKKRLPELTALFHAGATWL